A genomic window from Ideonella sp. WA131b includes:
- a CDS encoding phosphonoacetaldehyde hydrolase — MDGTDSTLAAVVFDWAGTVVDFGSQAPMGAFVELFASEDVAITVAEARVPMGLPKWQHIQALGRLPTVAAAWRRRHGREMDDTDVDRLYQRFTPMNRAAVPRHAQLIDGVAALVRGLRERGLKIGSTTGYNREIMAVLAPLAAAQGFVPDNLVCAGDVSESRPAPLGMYRCFIELGVWPAHRVVKVDDTVPGLMEGRHAGCWTVAVVASGNEVGLSAEAWDALPPAGQAERRALASTRLAAARPDYTIDTVAELLPVLDAIERRLAAGERPPA; from the coding sequence ATGGATGGGACTGACTCGACCCTGGCGGCCGTCGTCTTCGACTGGGCCGGCACGGTGGTGGACTTCGGCAGCCAGGCGCCGATGGGCGCCTTCGTGGAGCTGTTCGCCAGCGAGGACGTGGCCATCACCGTGGCCGAGGCGCGTGTGCCCATGGGCTTGCCCAAGTGGCAGCACATCCAGGCGCTGGGCCGGCTGCCCACGGTGGCCGCGGCCTGGCGGCGACGCCACGGCCGCGAGATGGACGACACCGACGTCGACCGCCTGTACCAACGCTTCACGCCCATGAACCGCGCCGCCGTGCCGCGCCACGCGCAGCTGATCGACGGCGTGGCGGCGCTGGTGCGCGGGCTGCGCGAGCGCGGTCTGAAGATCGGCAGCACCACCGGCTACAACCGCGAGATCATGGCGGTGCTGGCGCCGCTGGCGGCGGCCCAGGGCTTCGTGCCCGACAACCTCGTGTGCGCCGGTGATGTGAGCGAGAGCCGGCCGGCGCCGCTGGGCATGTACCGCTGCTTCATCGAGCTGGGCGTCTGGCCGGCGCACCGCGTGGTGAAGGTCGACGACACCGTGCCGGGCCTGATGGAAGGCCGGCACGCGGGCTGCTGGACGGTGGCGGTCGTGGCGAGCGGCAACGAGGTGGGACTGTCGGCCGAGGCCTGGGACGCGCTGCCGCCAGCCGGGCAGGCCGAGCGCCGCGCCCTGGCCTCCACGAGACTGGCCGCCGCGCGGCCGGACTACACCATCGACACGGTGGCCGAACTGCTGCCGGTGCTCGATGCCATCGAGCGGCGCCTGGCCGCCGGAGAACGACCACCGGCCTGA
- a CDS encoding TIGR03364 family FAD-dependent oxidoreductase codes for MGAAYDVVIAGAGIVGLAHALSAAQRGLRVAVLERDHRCVGASIRNFGFVTVTGQPAGDTWRRARVSRDIWARVAPEAGIPIVHRGLWLLAQRPEAAAVLQDFMRTPMAEGNRLFDAAEAASQAPALRCEGAAAAMWSPHELRVESRTAIPRLAAWLAERHGVVFHWGQSVLDVAAGRVRTSTGRTLQAGRVVLCPGTELTGVAAPALARHALALTRLQMLRVRPPAGWVLGASVMADLSLVRYGGYAALPSAPALLVRLQAEEAESLAAGIHLIVVQSADGTLVVGDSHHRGATPEPFADERVDALILRHLRQALRLDGVEVLERWTGVYPTGAPVDCVIEAPDAATRVVVVTSGTGASTAFGIAEEVFDGWD; via the coding sequence ATGGGCGCGGCGTACGACGTGGTCATCGCCGGTGCCGGCATCGTCGGCCTGGCGCACGCGCTGTCGGCGGCGCAGCGGGGGCTGCGCGTGGCGGTGCTGGAGCGTGACCACCGCTGCGTCGGCGCCTCGATCCGCAACTTCGGTTTTGTCACCGTCACGGGCCAGCCGGCTGGCGACACCTGGCGGCGAGCGCGGGTCAGCCGCGACATCTGGGCCCGGGTCGCACCCGAAGCCGGCATCCCCATCGTGCACCGCGGCCTGTGGCTGCTGGCCCAGCGGCCCGAGGCGGCGGCCGTGCTGCAGGACTTCATGCGCACGCCCATGGCGGAGGGCAACCGCCTGTTCGATGCCGCCGAGGCGGCCTCACAGGCGCCCGCGCTGCGCTGCGAGGGCGCGGCGGCGGCGATGTGGTCGCCACACGAACTGCGCGTGGAGTCGCGCACCGCCATCCCGCGGCTGGCGGCCTGGCTGGCCGAGCGTCATGGTGTTGTTTTCCACTGGGGTCAGTCGGTGCTCGACGTGGCGGCCGGCCGCGTGCGCACGTCCACCGGCCGCACGCTGCAGGCCGGCCGCGTGGTGCTGTGCCCCGGCACCGAGCTCACGGGCGTGGCCGCCCCGGCGCTGGCCCGCCATGCGCTGGCGCTGACGCGGCTGCAGATGCTGCGCGTGCGCCCGCCGGCCGGCTGGGTGCTGGGCGCGTCAGTCATGGCCGACCTGAGCCTCGTGCGCTACGGCGGCTATGCGGCCCTGCCCTCGGCCCCGGCTTTGCTCGTTCGGCTGCAGGCCGAGGAGGCCGAGAGCCTGGCCGCCGGCATCCACCTGATCGTGGTGCAGAGCGCCGACGGCACATTGGTCGTGGGGGACTCGCACCACCGCGGCGCCACGCCCGAGCCCTTTGCCGACGAGCGCGTGGACGCGCTGATCCTGCGCCACCTGCGCCAGGCCCTGCGGCTTGACGGCGTCGAAGTGCTCGAGCGCTGGACCGGGGTGTACCCCACGGGTGCGCCCGTGGACTGCGTGATCGAGGCGCCCGACGCGGCCACGCGCGTCGTCGTCGTGACCAGCGGCACCGGGGCGAGCACCGCCTTCGGCATCGCGGAGGAGGTGTTCGATGGATGGGACTGA
- a CDS encoding iron-containing alcohol dehydrogenase, producing the protein MTAAPGFDWHMPVALRFGSGCSGTLADELGERRALVLAFEPAGPLGLRADWTARLGPRLLDWVTVPEGLSTLALARQLAARVWPLLASQPGAVLLALGGGSVLDLAKLLRSVPAEGGFEDVAAALRGTAPWPRLQHAPLWLVPTTAGTGSEVTRWATVWDTDGPVAVKRSFDEPWGYADRAFVDPALTLSAPAALTRDTALDSFAHALEALWNRHANPVSDALAVQAARRVRAHLAGVRAAPAALAGREQLSLAALEAGLAFAQTRTALAHALSYALTLEQGLPHGLAVAAWLPTACRLAVGCDARVDAALEAVFEGPATAAPETLRQWLGGLGVPADPAALGVADSEARVQAALASARGRNFIGAEAA; encoded by the coding sequence ATGACGGCTGCGCCGGGCTTCGACTGGCACATGCCGGTGGCGCTGCGCTTCGGCAGCGGCTGCAGCGGGACGCTGGCCGACGAACTGGGCGAGCGCCGGGCTCTGGTGCTGGCCTTCGAGCCGGCCGGGCCGCTGGGCCTGCGCGCGGACTGGACGGCCCGCCTGGGCCCACGTTTGCTGGACTGGGTGACCGTGCCCGAGGGCTTGTCGACGCTCGCGCTGGCTCGGCAGCTTGCCGCCCGCGTGTGGCCGTTGCTGGCTTCGCAGCCGGGTGCGGTGCTGCTGGCGCTGGGCGGCGGCAGCGTGCTCGATCTCGCCAAGCTGCTGCGCTCGGTGCCCGCCGAAGGCGGCTTCGAGGACGTGGCCGCGGCGCTGCGCGGCACCGCTCCCTGGCCGCGCCTGCAGCACGCGCCGCTGTGGCTGGTGCCCACCACGGCCGGCACCGGCAGCGAGGTCACGCGCTGGGCCACCGTGTGGGACACCGACGGCCCGGTCGCCGTCAAGCGCAGCTTCGACGAGCCCTGGGGCTATGCCGACCGCGCTTTTGTCGACCCCGCGCTCACGCTCAGCGCCCCGGCGGCGCTCACGCGCGACACCGCGCTGGACAGCTTCGCGCACGCGCTGGAGGCGCTGTGGAACCGCCACGCCAACCCCGTGAGCGACGCACTGGCGGTGCAGGCCGCGCGCCGCGTGCGGGCGCACCTGGCCGGCGTGCGGGCGGCGCCCGCGGCGCTGGCCGGGCGCGAGCAACTCTCGCTGGCGGCGCTCGAGGCCGGTCTGGCCTTCGCGCAGACCCGCACCGCGCTGGCCCATGCGCTGAGCTACGCCCTGACGCTCGAGCAGGGTCTGCCGCACGGCCTGGCGGTGGCCGCCTGGCTGCCCACCGCGTGCCGCCTGGCCGTGGGCTGCGACGCGCGCGTGGATGCCGCGCTGGAGGCGGTGTTCGAGGGGCCCGCCACCGCAGCCCCCGAGACGCTGCGCCAGTGGCTGGGCGGCCTGGGCGTGCCCGCCGACCCCGCCGCACTCGGCGTGGCCGACAGCGAGGCGCGTGTGCAGGCCGCACTGGCCAGCGCGCGCGGGCGCAACTTCATCGGCGCGGAGGCGGCCTGA
- the phnE gene encoding phosphonate ABC transporter, permease protein PhnE: MNATAPSADALARIEKRAAAERPGWLYYAAWALALVVLAWAWRGAEIRPLDLLRDSGNIGTYASEFFPPDFRDWRIYAREMVITVHIAIWGTLLAVLAAVPMGLLSSANIAPPWLHQPVRRLMDACRAINEMVFAMLFIVAVGLGPFAGVLALAVHTTGTLAKLFSEAVEAIDPRPVEGIRATGAHKLVEIAYGVLPQVMPLWLSFTLYRFESNVRSASVVGMVGAGGIGVVLFEVIRGFQYAQTCAVLLILVVTVSLIDLLSARLRQRFI, translated from the coding sequence ATGAACGCCACCGCGCCCAGCGCCGACGCGCTGGCGCGCATCGAAAAGCGCGCGGCGGCCGAGCGCCCGGGCTGGCTGTACTACGCGGCCTGGGCGCTGGCGCTCGTCGTCCTGGCCTGGGCCTGGCGCGGCGCCGAGATCCGCCCGCTGGACCTGCTGCGCGACAGCGGCAACATCGGCACCTACGCCAGCGAGTTCTTCCCGCCCGACTTCCGCGACTGGCGCATCTACGCCCGCGAGATGGTGATCACGGTGCACATCGCGATCTGGGGCACGCTGCTGGCGGTGCTGGCGGCGGTGCCGATGGGTCTGCTGTCCAGCGCCAACATCGCGCCGCCCTGGCTGCACCAGCCGGTGCGCCGGCTGATGGACGCCTGCCGCGCCATCAACGAGATGGTGTTCGCGATGCTGTTCATCGTGGCCGTGGGCCTGGGGCCCTTTGCCGGGGTGCTGGCGCTGGCGGTGCACACCACGGGCACGCTGGCCAAGCTGTTCTCCGAGGCCGTCGAGGCCATCGACCCGCGTCCGGTGGAAGGCATCCGCGCCACTGGCGCGCACAAGCTGGTGGAGATCGCCTACGGCGTGCTGCCGCAGGTGATGCCGCTGTGGCTGAGCTTCACGCTCTACCGCTTCGAAAGCAACGTGCGCAGCGCCAGCGTCGTGGGGATGGTGGGCGCCGGGGGCATCGGCGTCGTGCTGTTCGAGGTGATCCGCGGCTTCCAGTACGCGCAGACCTGCGCCGTGCTGCTCATCCTGGTGGTCACGGTCTCGCTGATCGACCTGCTCTCGGCGCGGCTGCGCCAGCGCTTCATCTGA
- the phnD gene encoding phosphonate ABC transporter substrate-binding protein, whose product MNRITRRVALAALTCASMASLPLHAQAQEISFGVIATDSASTQRERWEPFFRDMEKKTGLTVKSFYAPDYAGVIEAMRFNKVQVAWYGNKAAMEAVDRAQGEIFAQVMYADGTFGYHALLIAHKDSPYNNLDDVLKNSKNINFSIGDPNSTSGFLVPTFYIFARNGIDHRTAFKTIRNASHGANLQAVLAKQVDVATNNTEDYGKLQSSRPELAAQLKVLWRSPLIPSDPFVWRKDLDPAVKAKLKNFVLNYAKTDPEEKRILGVIYNYGGFRDSNNDQLIPIRQLELFRDRAKVQNDDKLAADEKTKQLAEIDRKLAALAPK is encoded by the coding sequence ATGAACCGCATCACCCGCCGCGTGGCCCTGGCTGCCCTGACCTGCGCGTCGATGGCCAGCCTGCCGCTGCACGCCCAGGCCCAGGAGATCAGCTTCGGCGTCATCGCCACCGACAGTGCCAGCACCCAGCGCGAACGCTGGGAGCCCTTCTTCCGCGACATGGAGAAAAAGACCGGCCTGACGGTCAAGAGCTTCTACGCGCCCGACTACGCCGGTGTCATCGAAGCCATGCGCTTCAACAAGGTGCAGGTGGCCTGGTACGGCAACAAGGCCGCGATGGAGGCGGTCGACCGCGCCCAGGGCGAGATCTTCGCCCAGGTGATGTACGCCGACGGCACCTTCGGCTACCACGCCCTGCTGATCGCGCACAAGGACAGCCCCTACAACAACCTCGACGACGTGCTGAAGAACTCGAAGAACATCAACTTCAGCATCGGCGATCCGAACTCGACCTCGGGCTTCCTGGTGCCCACGTTCTACATCTTTGCCAGAAACGGGATCGACCACCGCACCGCCTTCAAGACCATCCGCAACGCCAGCCACGGCGCCAACCTGCAGGCCGTGCTGGCCAAGCAGGTGGACGTGGCCACCAACAACACCGAGGACTACGGCAAGCTGCAGAGCAGCCGCCCCGAACTGGCCGCGCAGCTGAAGGTGCTGTGGCGCAGCCCGCTGATCCCGAGCGACCCCTTCGTGTGGCGCAAGGACCTCGACCCCGCGGTGAAGGCCAAGCTGAAGAACTTCGTCCTCAACTACGCCAAGACCGACCCCGAGGAGAAGCGCATCCTCGGCGTCATCTACAACTACGGCGGTTTCCGCGACAGCAACAACGACCAGCTGATCCCGATCCGCCAGCTCGAGCTGTTCCGCGACCGTGCCAAGGTGCAGAACGACGACAAGCTGGCGGCCGACGAGAAGACGAAGCAGCTGGCCGAGATCGACCGCAAGCTCGCGGCACTGGCCCCCAAGTGA
- the phnC gene encoding phosphonate ABC transporter ATP-binding protein, which yields MSSVPDRAVRVVAADKTFLGGRRALRGVTFDVRPGERVALLGASGSGKSTLLRTLCGLETLDAGQGGRIEVLGRQLQAEGRLAADIRAQRRAIGIIFQQFNLVGRLPVLTNVLTGLAPELPLWRAVLGRYSLAERARALDALDAMGLGEQAFQRASTLSGGQQQRAAIARALVQGARVLLADEPVASLDPESTRRVMELLLQINREQGLTLLVSLHHVGLARRFCERVIALRDGALVFDGPAAQLTPSFLRELYGTAVEELQTDDTPSEPMPLPSLAAA from the coding sequence ATGTCCAGCGTTCCCGATCGGGCCGTGCGTGTCGTCGCGGCCGACAAGACCTTCCTCGGCGGCCGTCGCGCCCTGCGTGGCGTGACCTTCGACGTGCGGCCGGGCGAACGCGTGGCGCTGCTCGGCGCCTCGGGCTCGGGCAAGTCGACGCTGCTGCGCACGCTGTGTGGCCTGGAGACGCTCGATGCCGGGCAGGGTGGGCGCATCGAGGTGCTCGGCCGCCAGCTCCAGGCCGAGGGCCGGCTCGCCGCCGACATCCGGGCGCAGCGCCGCGCCATCGGCATCATCTTCCAGCAGTTCAACCTCGTCGGTCGCCTGCCGGTGCTGACCAACGTGCTCACCGGGCTGGCGCCCGAGCTGCCGCTGTGGCGTGCCGTGCTCGGGCGCTACAGCCTCGCCGAGCGGGCGCGGGCCCTCGATGCCCTCGACGCCATGGGCCTGGGCGAGCAGGCCTTCCAGCGCGCCAGCACCTTGTCGGGCGGGCAGCAGCAACGCGCCGCGATCGCGCGTGCGCTGGTGCAGGGCGCCCGGGTGCTGCTGGCCGACGAACCCGTGGCCTCGCTCGACCCCGAGTCCACGCGCCGTGTGATGGAGCTGCTGCTGCAGATCAACCGCGAGCAGGGCCTGACGCTGCTGGTGAGCCTGCACCACGTGGGCCTGGCCCGCCGCTTCTGCGAGCGCGTGATCGCGCTGCGCGACGGTGCGCTGGTGTTCGACGGGCCGGCGGCACAGCTCACCCCCAGCTTCCTGCGCGAGCTCTACGGCACGGCCGTGGAGGAACTGCAGACCGACGACACGCCGTCCGAGCCGATGCCGCTGCCCTCGCTGGCCGCGGCCTGA
- a CDS encoding HD domain-containing protein has protein sequence MDIDELCALYALRGHLAYDGEGITQWQHAWQCGELARRAGAAPELQLAAWLHDLGHLMTGLDGTPTLRGHDDRHEALAARVLAPLFGAAVAEPVALHVQAKRYLVATHPGYRQRLSPDSTRSLVLQGGAMSPPACADFEARPFAADALRVRTWDDIGKRAADHPPRDAAGALQALMRQVQARTRDAISP, from the coding sequence ATGGACATCGACGAGCTCTGCGCCCTGTACGCCTTGCGCGGACACCTCGCCTACGACGGCGAAGGCATCACGCAGTGGCAGCACGCCTGGCAGTGCGGCGAACTCGCGCGTCGGGCCGGCGCCGCGCCGGAGCTGCAGCTGGCCGCCTGGCTGCACGACCTCGGACACCTGATGACGGGGCTGGACGGCACGCCCACGCTGCGCGGCCACGACGACCGCCACGAGGCGCTGGCAGCGCGCGTGCTGGCGCCCCTGTTCGGCGCCGCGGTGGCCGAGCCCGTGGCGCTGCACGTGCAGGCCAAGCGCTACCTCGTCGCCACCCACCCGGGCTACCGGCAGCGCCTGTCGCCCGACTCCACGCGCAGCCTGGTGTTGCAGGGCGGCGCGATGTCGCCGCCGGCCTGCGCCGACTTCGAGGCCCGGCCCTTTGCCGCCGACGCGCTGCGCGTGCGCACCTGGGACGACATCGGCAAACGCGCCGCCGACCATCCGCCCCGGGACGCGGCCGGTGCATTGCAGGCGCTGATGCGCCAGGTGCAGGCCCGAACGCGGGACGCGATCAGTCCCTGA
- the ydiK gene encoding AI-2E family transporter YdiK produces the protein MPQRPRPPGRDLARVTFGVLFIGLLLGVSLWVLRPFLGPVVWATMVVVATWPLMLRVQAAAGGRRWLAVTAMTLLLLLLFVVPLVLAIVTIVANAERLIDWARLVAAWRLPEVAPEWLRTMPMLGPLVDGLWAQLTALGARDLLPRLGPYAGDLTRWFVAEVGSVGVLLLQFLLTVLIAAVMYAHGEEAARQVRLFARRLAGERGDGAVVLAGGAIRGVALGVGGTALVQAMLGGLGLAVAGVPAATLLTALMFMLCIAQIGPMPVLLGAAAWAFWGEGSAGWGIALAVWAVVVGTIDNVVRPVLIKLGADLPLLLIFAGVIGGLFAFGLVGIFVGPVVLAVGYTLLEAWMQGRDDEPPAPGPEFRD, from the coding sequence CTGCCGCAGCGGCCGCGCCCACCCGGCCGCGACCTGGCGCGGGTGACCTTCGGCGTGCTGTTCATCGGGCTGCTGCTGGGCGTCTCGCTGTGGGTGCTGCGGCCCTTCCTCGGCCCCGTGGTCTGGGCCACGATGGTGGTGGTGGCCACCTGGCCGCTGATGCTGCGCGTGCAGGCCGCCGCGGGCGGCCGCCGCTGGCTGGCGGTGACGGCGATGACGCTGTTGCTGCTGCTGCTGTTCGTGGTGCCCTTGGTGCTGGCCATCGTCACCATCGTGGCCAACGCGGAGCGGCTGATCGACTGGGCGCGTCTGGTCGCGGCCTGGCGTCTGCCCGAGGTGGCGCCCGAGTGGTTGCGCACGATGCCGATGCTGGGGCCGCTGGTCGACGGGCTGTGGGCGCAGCTCACGGCGCTGGGCGCACGCGACCTGCTGCCGCGCCTCGGGCCCTATGCCGGTGACCTCACGCGCTGGTTCGTTGCCGAAGTCGGCAGCGTCGGCGTGCTGCTGCTGCAGTTCCTGCTCACCGTGCTCATCGCGGCTGTGATGTACGCGCACGGTGAGGAGGCGGCGCGCCAGGTGCGCTTGTTTGCGCGCCGCCTGGCCGGCGAACGCGGCGACGGTGCCGTGGTGCTGGCCGGCGGTGCCATCCGCGGCGTGGCGCTGGGTGTCGGCGGCACGGCGCTGGTGCAGGCCATGCTGGGCGGCCTGGGCCTGGCGGTGGCCGGCGTGCCGGCCGCCACGCTGCTGACGGCGCTGATGTTCATGCTGTGCATCGCGCAGATCGGCCCGATGCCGGTGCTGCTGGGTGCGGCGGCCTGGGCCTTCTGGGGCGAAGGCAGCGCCGGCTGGGGCATCGCTCTGGCGGTCTGGGCCGTGGTCGTGGGCACCATCGACAACGTCGTGCGGCCCGTGCTCATCAAGCTGGGCGCCGACCTGCCGCTGCTGCTCATCTTTGCCGGCGTCATTGGCGGCCTGTTCGCCTTCGGGCTCGTGGGCATCTTCGTCGGCCCGGTCGTGCTGGCGGTGGGCTACACGCTGCTGGAGGCGTGGATGCAGGGGCGCGACGACGAACCGCCCGCGCCGGGGCCCGAGTTCAGGGACTGA
- a CDS encoding DUF3299 domain-containing protein: MIARRRLLFAACTLPALAWAQNPAGVPAMKPPIRATPAATPGAPRTIQWEDLVPPDWDPFKDFRDINFQLLDDGDSRANALLKRMREVWDAAPVNPQLAGQVVRIPGFVVPLEDSNEGLKEFLLVPYFGACIHSPPPPANQIVHVLPRVPAKGFRSMDTVWVSGRISTPRTESYMGVSGYRIEADSVTRYEERRR; the protein is encoded by the coding sequence ATGATCGCCCGCCGCCGCCTGCTGTTCGCCGCCTGCACGCTGCCCGCCCTGGCCTGGGCGCAGAACCCCGCCGGCGTGCCGGCCATGAAGCCGCCGATCCGGGCCACACCGGCGGCCACGCCCGGCGCGCCGCGCACGATTCAGTGGGAGGATCTGGTGCCGCCCGACTGGGACCCGTTCAAGGACTTCCGCGACATCAACTTCCAGCTGCTCGACGACGGCGACTCGCGCGCCAACGCGCTGCTGAAGCGGATGCGCGAGGTCTGGGACGCCGCGCCCGTGAACCCGCAGCTGGCCGGCCAGGTGGTGCGCATCCCGGGCTTCGTCGTGCCGCTGGAGGACAGCAACGAGGGCCTGAAGGAGTTCCTGCTCGTGCCCTACTTCGGCGCCTGCATCCACAGCCCGCCGCCGCCGGCCAACCAGATCGTCCACGTCCTGCCCAGGGTGCCGGCCAAGGGCTTCCGCTCGATGGACACGGTCTGGGTCAGCGGCCGCATCAGCACCCCCCGCACCGAGAGCTACATGGGCGTCAGCGGCTACCGCATCGAGGCCGACTCGGTGACGCGCTACGAGGAACGCCGCCGGTGA
- a CDS encoding ABC transporter permease — MMALLHVAWRSALNRRGTLALVVAGIALATALLLGLERLRTDIRAGFSQSVSGTDLVVGARTSPIQLMLYAVFRVGGATHNIGIESIRALEGHRAVAWVVPLSLGDSHRGRPVLGTTTAYFERLRWGDRQPLAFAAGRPFAGTLDGLYEAVVGAEVAAALGYAPGTRITLTHGSGLGSGAMPGLEHADKPFIIVGVLARTGTPVDRTVHVSLEALEAIHLDWAAGAPLPGLSIPADAARKFDLSPKQVTAALVGLKNRVAVFNVQRFVAEYQGEALLAVLPAVALDELWQVVGPAEQSLLAISALVAVLSLASLVAVVLAGLNERRRELAVLRAVGAGPRHVLLLLAAEGVLVTLAGALLGAALAGAGVLLAGPLLQSQFGITLSTAAPSAAQWGLFGAVIVAGMLASLVPGWRAYRLSLADGLSPRT; from the coding sequence ATGATGGCGCTTCTGCACGTGGCCTGGCGCAGCGCGCTCAACCGCCGCGGCACGCTGGCGTTGGTGGTCGCCGGCATCGCGCTGGCCACGGCGCTGCTGCTGGGCCTGGAGCGGCTGCGCACCGACATCCGCGCCGGCTTCTCGCAGAGCGTGAGCGGCACCGACCTCGTGGTCGGTGCGCGCACCAGCCCGATCCAACTGATGCTGTACGCGGTGTTCCGAGTCGGCGGCGCCACCCACAACATCGGCATCGAGAGCATCCGCGCGCTCGAGGGCCACCGCGCCGTGGCCTGGGTGGTGCCGCTGTCGCTGGGCGACTCGCACCGCGGCCGCCCTGTGCTGGGCACCACCACGGCCTACTTCGAGCGCTTGCGCTGGGGCGACCGGCAGCCGCTGGCCTTTGCAGCCGGCCGGCCTTTCGCGGGCACGCTGGACGGTCTGTACGAGGCCGTGGTGGGCGCTGAGGTCGCCGCGGCGCTGGGCTACGCGCCGGGCACGCGCATCACGCTCACGCACGGCAGCGGTCTGGGCAGCGGCGCCATGCCGGGGCTGGAACACGCCGACAAGCCCTTCATCATCGTCGGCGTGCTGGCGCGCACCGGCACGCCGGTGGACCGCACGGTGCACGTCAGCCTCGAGGCGCTGGAGGCCATCCACCTCGACTGGGCCGCCGGCGCGCCGCTCCCGGGCCTGAGCATCCCCGCCGATGCAGCGCGCAAGTTCGACCTCTCGCCCAAGCAGGTGACGGCGGCGCTGGTGGGGCTGAAGAACCGCGTCGCCGTCTTCAACGTGCAGCGCTTCGTGGCCGAGTACCAGGGCGAGGCGCTGCTGGCCGTGTTGCCCGCGGTGGCGCTCGACGAGCTCTGGCAGGTGGTGGGCCCGGCCGAGCAGAGCCTGCTGGCCATCAGCGCGCTGGTGGCGGTGCTCAGCCTGGCCTCGCTGGTGGCCGTGGTGCTGGCGGGCCTGAACGAGCGGCGGCGTGAGCTCGCCGTCCTGCGCGCCGTGGGCGCCGGACCGCGCCATGTGCTGCTGCTGCTGGCGGCCGAGGGCGTGCTCGTCACGCTGGCTGGCGCGCTGCTGGGCGCGGCCCTCGCCGGGGCGGGGGTGCTGCTCGCCGGGCCGCTGCTGCAGAGCCAGTTCGGCATCACGCTGAGCACGGCCGCGCCGTCGGCCGCACAGTGGGGGCTGTTCGGCGCCGTCATCGTGGCGGGTATGCTCGCCAGCCTGGTGCCGGGCTGGCGGGCGTACCGTCTGTCGCTGGCCGATGGCTTGAGTCCCCGCACCTGA
- a CDS encoding ATP-binding cassette domain-containing protein — MLELHDVRYGWPGGADCLAIDRLALQSGRMHFLHGPSGCGKSTLLGLMAGVLLARQGRVELLGRDWATLPAGARDARRADHVGVIFQQFNLLPYLSVLDNVLLPTRFSVLRARRCPNGPAAAAAALLQRVGLAATLHGRRADALSVGQQQRVAAARALIGQPELVIADEPTSALDAARRNDFMALLREACAAAGSTLVFVSHDERLAAGFDERIDLPALNRVASLDDAA, encoded by the coding sequence GTGCTGGAGCTTCACGACGTCCGTTATGGCTGGCCCGGCGGCGCCGACTGCCTGGCCATCGACCGCCTGGCGCTGCAGTCCGGCCGCATGCACTTCCTGCACGGGCCCAGCGGCTGCGGCAAGAGCACGCTGCTGGGCCTGATGGCCGGCGTGCTGCTCGCCCGCCAGGGCCGCGTCGAGCTGCTCGGCCGCGACTGGGCGACGCTGCCGGCCGGCGCGCGCGATGCCCGGCGGGCCGACCACGTCGGCGTCATCTTCCAGCAGTTCAACCTGCTGCCCTACCTGAGCGTGCTTGACAACGTGCTGCTGCCCACGCGCTTTTCGGTGTTGCGTGCGCGGCGTTGCCCCAACGGCCCGGCCGCGGCGGCGGCCGCGCTGCTGCAGCGCGTGGGCCTGGCCGCGACGCTGCACGGCCGCCGCGCCGATGCGTTGAGCGTGGGCCAGCAGCAGCGCGTGGCGGCAGCGCGGGCCTTGATCGGCCAGCCCGAGCTGGTGATCGCCGACGAACCCACGTCGGCGCTCGATGCCGCGCGGCGCAACGACTTCATGGCGCTGCTGCGCGAGGCCTGCGCCGCGGCCGGCAGCACCCTGGTGTTCGTCAGCCACGACGAGCGGCTGGCGGCCGGCTTCGACGAGCGCATCGACCTGCCCGCACTCAACCGCGTGGCGAGCTTGGACGACGCGGCATGA